TCgcactaacttacaaatcttaCATCCTCCGAGGTCACATCATGATGCACCCTGTATCCTGTCCCGGGGTCGCGGGGGTCATGACCTTTCCCATGGCCGGACCCCCTGGGGGCGTGGCCGGTGTAGTAGCGCACAAACCGTGTATTCCGCACCAGCAGGTGCAGTAGGAAACAGAGCATCTCCATGGCGATGGAGATGAGGAAGAAGATGAGAGTGTTCCTCCTCTCGTCTTTGATCAGCAGCTTGGTGAAGATccgggacagagagatgatCACTCCTGCCGTacctgacacacgcacacacacacaccatctcaccAGCTGtggacgcgtgtgtgtgtttgtgtctgtgtgtgtgtctgtgtgttcttaCTCTCTCCAGTCATCACTCCCTGTGTGTATCTTTTAGGAAGCATCCCCATGTAACCATAGAAACTGGACTGTTGCACTGTGGGCAGGAAAACACAGTTATCACagtactgtgtgagtgtgtgagtgtgtgagtgtgtgagtgtgtgagtgtgtgagcgtgtgagcgtgtgagcgtgtgagtgtttgagtgtgtgtttgtgagagtgcgTGTGAAGTACCTGTACATCCAAAGGGCCACCACTCCAACTGATATGAGGTTTAAAAGTGTACGCCTGTTCTGTTGGGTAAACTTCTCCAgccacacatcaaacacactgATAAACACAAGAGGCCCAAGAGCCAAAATAtaccctggagagagagagagagagagagagagagagagagagagagagagagagagagagagagagagagggacagagagagagagagagaaagagagagaaagagagagaaagagagagagaaagagagggacagagggacagagagagagagagagagagggacagagagagagagagagagagagagagagagagagagagagagagagagagagagagagagagagagagagagagagagagagggacagagagagagagagagatagggacagagagagagagagaaagagagagagagagagagagagagagagagagagagagagaggggacagagagagaaagagagagagagagagagaagagagagagagagagagagaggtggattgAACAGAGAGATTAGAGAAGGAATGGAGAAATGACACCTGTACACCTTCACACCAGTGGTGAAGCTATACAAAACactgattatgtgtgtgtgtgtgtgtgactcacccaCGGTGATCCTGGTGTGTAAGCTAAGCCTCTCCACCAGAACGTTGTTGAGAATCACAGCTACCAGAGCCACCATGATGTAGGTCAGGTTCATGTCAAACACTATGGAGGTTCCTGGAACACAGACAGAACATGGAGTTTGTGCATGTGCCTGtctttgtgtgcgtttgtgtgtgcatatctgtttatatgagtgtatgtgtttgagtaggtgtgtgtgtatatgtgtgtgtgtttgtatgagtgtgAGGGTGTAAACATGCATGTGCGCTACCTTGAAACTTGTGGTGGAGGTAGTCCACATCAGTGATGAAGCTATTATAAGGAAGCAGGAAACCCACACCAGCCAATAGCATCGCAAAGTAGATACCATGGTAACGGTCGTCAGGGATGGGTTCCTCAAAGGCtgatgagggagaaggagacaagGGGAGGAAGCAGGGGAGGTTCTAGGTCAGGAGCTGAAGGATGTTGAGGCCTTGTACGGCCGTGAGGGAAGGAGACTAtcagaggaagaaagaacaacCATGTGGTGtccttgtgtgcatgtgtgtgtatgtgcatgtgtgcatgtgtgtatgtgtgtatgtgcatgtgtgtttgtgtgcatgtgtgcatgcagccaactaataataactagaaTAGAACCTCATTATCAATATAATGTTTCTAGGACTTTCTCTGGTcctagaaagaaagagaaagaaacgagggagaaagagggagagaagagagagtaataagagagggagagagagagagagggagagagagagagagggagagaagagagagtaataagagagggagagagagagagagagagagagagagagagagagagagagagagagagagagagagagtgagagagagagagagagagagagagagagagagagagagggagagagagagagtaataagagagggagagagagagagagagagagagagagagagagagagggagagagagagggagagaagagagagtaataagagagggagagaggagagagagagagagagagagagagagagagagagagagagaaagagagaagagagagagagagagacagagagagtaatagagagggagagagagagagagagagagagagagggagagagagagggagagagagaggagagaagagagagaataagagagggagagagagagacgagagagagagggagagagagagggagagagagagggagagagagaggagagagagagagggagagagagagagggagagaagagagagtaataagagagggagagagagagagagagagggagagagagagggagagagagagagggagagagagagggagagagagagaggagagagagagggagagaagagagagtaataagagagggagagagagagagagagagggagagagagaggggagagagagagggagagagagagagggagagagagagagggagagaggagagagagagggagagagggagagaagagagagtaataagagagggagagagagagagagagagagagggagagagagagggagagagagagggagagagagagagggagagagagagagggagagagagagggagagagggagagaagagagagtaataaggacagggagagagagagagagagagagagagagggagagagagagagagggagagaaggtgggagagagaacgagagagattaagagggggagatagagagagaaatatccTTGTTCTTGTGTGGTCTTTGATTTCATTTACACTGGCCAGTGCGACCTATGTAACCAGGCAACAATTATCTGTTAACATGATTACTACCTGTGTAATTTAGACACTGAAGTCTtggtttaacacacacacacatgctcacacacacacacacacacacacacacacacatactgacctGGTTCTGACAGAGCTAGCACCCCCCCTCTCTGGGGCATCCTTGCTGATGTCCTCATCCTCCAGCTGGTAGGAGTCGAAGCTGTAGCTCTGGACCACgctgctctctctgcccctccctcccctccctccatccctccctccctgcatccctccatccttccctctcttccggagtctgggctggactgggcctCCGACGCTCTGCCCCCACTGAACCCATCACCACAacgtaaacacacactttctgtctctctcacacacacacactctccaaagCTCTagacctgagacacacacactccagtcaaCACACAGGGAGCACTCACGCTACACATTGAACATAGACGGAATACAACACATTCATTCACacatacgctcacacacacacacacacacactttggccccagcagaggagtggaggatCAGGAGACCTGTGGgctgagacagaaacagagaaaatGCAACAATATCATCAGGTGTAGAGGGAGTGCATTAATGACTGGGGAGCTGTGTTGTACTCTACACCTGTCAGAGGCtggcaagctgtgtgtgtgggtgtgcgtgtgtgtgtgtgggtgtgacatGCGCACATCTATATGTTTGAGGCAAACTGAAGAAGAATAGTAGGCTTCCTACTATGAatgaatgacagagagaggttgGGTTTCATTACCTAACAATGTTTTCAGATACAAGAACTAAAACAATTTTTGGTCCAGCATCAGCTACTGTGTCATCTTGTATGTCCATTTCAAGCTCTGTCATGAATGCTAGTGTTTTgttaagaatgtgtgtgtgttctaataATTGCCTATTGCACCCCCACCCaaacaccctacacacacatacacgcactctctctccctctatctctttttgttttttctgaACAAATATGTAATCAGGACCACAGTAACACACCTGTTCAAACAGCTGAGCTCACTAACCGATGCATAACAAAGATGAACTGAAAATCTCCCTTCATCACTTCATCACAATCACTGTGTCAGATCGCAGATAAACACAGTGTCTAGGCCCAGACCAGCACACAGCCACCACGGAGACAGAGCTACACTGACCAGACACGTCCACTGAGTCATATCAGTCATTGTATCAAAACAAGCCTGTTATTCCGGGTGGATATACAGCTGGATATAACTTCCGGTTCTAACCGTTGGGCGGCGTTCATAGCCTGAGCGTCAATCTGAACGGAAAGGATGCTCGTTGCCGTAATTGAAATGAAACATTGAACAATGACTCGTTATTTCGGTTAAATAACAGAAtaacctttaaaaaaagaagcGAAGGCAGGGATGCTTTCGATGAATAATAGCCGATGTGaagaaatacaaaacaaatgcaGGAAtttaatatacaaaataaaaattcaTCCACGAATCTTCCTTTCAAATAAATGTGCATATGTATTCACAGGCAATTTCGAAGAAGAGCCCTAAGCTGTTAATAACCGTTGCAATAAGTCAAGATATTCTTAAAAATGTATTAAtcattggaaaaaaaaaaatgtctacggggtgattaaaaaaatatttcacagcctaTATAATATATACCCAATCCATAAATGCACAACTGTCCTTCAAATGATTTTCAACCATCAGACCAGATACAAAGAACTCACGGGCATGGAAAAAAAACAGGATATATTTTATCGTTCGTGGGCTTTTCCCTTTTGTGAATCGTAATTGAGTGTCTAGCTCCAGCTGGGATTCCGGACCCTCACTCgtcaacaaacacaacaggTATTCCACCCCTTACCTCGTCTCGACCTCGTGTCTCAATATATTCCCCGTGGTTTTATAGCAGTTGAATCTGTGACTGTATTGTTTTCATTCTTCCTGCTGAGTCTCCGTGCGCGTGTCCGTAGCAGACCGATGGGTTCCCTGTCTCCATCAGTCAGATCTCCCGGTCCTGACTCGTGCTCCCGAAAGCACCGTGCACTGGCTGGCAGAAAGACACAGGACGAAGACTGCTGTCAccgtcatcctctctctccctctctctctctctctctctctctctctctctctctctttctttctcttctctttctctctctctctctctctctctcccctctctctctctctctctctctctctctctctctctctctctctctctccctctctctctctctctctctctgacttactctctccctcaaatttactctccctgtctctcaagATTTCTCCTACTCTTGCTCCCTCTTGCTCACAACTCTCGTGTCAGCTCCCACTACTGAA
Above is a window of Hypomesus transpacificus isolate Combined female chromosome 17, fHypTra1, whole genome shotgun sequence DNA encoding:
- the slc29a4a gene encoding LOW QUALITY PROTEIN: equilibrative nucleoside transporter 4 (The sequence of the model RefSeq protein was modified relative to this genomic sequence to represent the inferred CDS: inserted 2 bases in 1 codon; deleted 2 bases in 2 codons) — protein: MGSVGAERRRPSPAQTPEEREGWRDAGRXRDGGRGGRGRESSVVQSYSFDSYQLEDEDISKDAPERGVLALSEPAFEEPIPDDRYHGIYFAMLLAGVGFLLPYNSFITDVDYLHHKFQGTSIVFDMNLTYIMVALVAVILNNVLVERLSLHTRITVGYILALGPLVFISVFDVWLEKFTQQNRRTLLNLISVGVVAFGCTVQQSSFYGYMGMLPKRYTQGVMTGESTAGVIISLSRIFTKLLIKDERRNTLIFFLISIAMEMLCFLLHLLVRNTRFVRYYTGHAPRGSGHGKGHDPRDPGTGYRVHHDVTSEDVRFGNSAVGVSDDVTDEFAGGTYVRFGVPKVQKSWPGLRDMILHRYVVARVIWAYMLSIAVTYSITLCLFPGLESEIRNPTLGEWLPILIMATFNMADFVGKILAALPYDWPGLRLLLFSCLRVVFIPLFVMCVYPASAPALAHPAWPCLFSMLMGVTNGYFGSVPMIQAAGKVPPDQRELAGNTMTVSYMTGLMLGSSVAYAAYRFTAGAPGTGAVTHSLSNYTKGN